The proteins below are encoded in one region of Nakamurella flava:
- the rfbC gene encoding dTDP-4-dehydrorhamnose 3,5-epimerase has protein sequence MKFETTPIAGVAIIDLELREDDRGFFARSFCQDEFAEHGLLPDVVQCNISYNYEAGTLRGMHYQLPPATEAKLVRCIAGAIVDQIVDLRPDSPTYLQHVSVELSAKNRRALYVPPMFGHGYQTLVPDTEVMYQVSERYTPGQERGLRHDDPALGLSWPVPITKISEKDANWPLLELSGAAR, from the coding sequence ATGAAGTTCGAGACCACCCCCATCGCCGGGGTCGCCATCATCGACCTCGAACTGCGTGAGGACGATCGCGGCTTCTTCGCCCGCAGCTTCTGCCAGGACGAGTTCGCCGAGCACGGTCTGCTGCCGGACGTCGTGCAGTGCAACATCTCGTACAACTACGAGGCCGGAACCCTGCGTGGCATGCACTACCAGCTGCCGCCGGCCACCGAGGCCAAGCTGGTCCGTTGCATCGCCGGGGCCATCGTCGACCAGATCGTCGACCTGCGGCCGGACTCGCCGACCTATCTGCAGCACGTCTCGGTCGAGCTCAGCGCCAAGAACCGACGGGCGCTGTACGTCCCGCCGATGTTCGGCCACGGGTACCAGACCCTGGTCCCGGACACCGAGGTCATGTACCAGGTCAGCGAGCGGTACACCCCCGGTCAGGAGCGCGGGCTGCGGCACGACGACCCGGCCCTGGGGCTGAGCTGGCCGGTGCCGATCACCAAGATCAGCGAGAAGGACGCCAACTGGCCGCTTCTCGAGCTGTCCGGGGCCGCCCGATGA
- a CDS encoding NAD(P)H-dependent oxidoreductase, which yields MMLVDSALARRQAQGRPIRVGMIGAGFMGRGVARQIVQYTPGMVLAAVSNRRLAGAERAYREAGVDDLVTADSAAAVDRAIEAGRPVVTEDPFAICAAENIDVICDVTGAVEFGAAVTLAAFEAGKHVVTMNAELDGTVGPLLAHRARAAGLIFSGVDGDQPGVEINLHRFVSGLGLTPLVLGNIKGLQDRFRNPTTQEGFARQWGQDPHMVTSFADGTKVSFEQAIVANAVGMTVEKRGMRGADHRGHVDELTKAYDVDQLRELGGVVDYVVGSQPGPGVYCLATISDPVQEHYLNLYKLGQGPLYSFYTPYHLCHFEVPTSLARAVDFADVVIASAGAPQVEVVATAKTDLPAGTVIDALGGYHSYGECERADVTASERLLPMGVAEGCTLVRPVAKDQTLTYDDVVVPEGRLIDKLRQEQAQVFA from the coding sequence ATGATGCTCGTCGATTCCGCCCTGGCCCGTCGGCAGGCGCAGGGTCGGCCGATCCGGGTCGGGATGATCGGCGCCGGGTTCATGGGCCGCGGGGTCGCCCGGCAGATCGTGCAGTACACGCCGGGCATGGTGCTGGCCGCCGTCTCGAACCGCCGGCTGGCCGGTGCCGAGCGCGCGTACCGCGAAGCCGGTGTCGACGATCTGGTCACCGCCGATTCGGCCGCCGCCGTCGACCGCGCGATCGAGGCCGGTCGTCCGGTCGTCACCGAGGACCCGTTCGCCATCTGTGCGGCCGAGAACATCGATGTCATCTGCGATGTCACCGGTGCGGTGGAGTTCGGTGCGGCGGTCACGCTGGCCGCGTTCGAGGCCGGCAAGCACGTCGTCACCATGAACGCCGAGCTGGACGGCACCGTCGGACCGTTGCTCGCGCACCGGGCCCGGGCCGCCGGTCTCATCTTCTCCGGGGTCGACGGCGACCAGCCGGGCGTCGAGATCAACCTGCACCGGTTCGTCTCCGGGCTGGGACTGACCCCGCTCGTGCTGGGCAACATCAAGGGTCTGCAGGACCGCTTCCGCAACCCCACCACCCAGGAGGGCTTCGCCCGCCAGTGGGGCCAGGACCCGCACATGGTCACCAGCTTCGCCGACGGCACCAAGGTGTCGTTCGAGCAGGCCATCGTGGCCAACGCCGTCGGCATGACGGTGGAGAAGCGCGGCATGCGCGGCGCCGACCACCGCGGGCACGTCGATGAGCTGACCAAGGCCTACGACGTGGACCAGCTGCGCGAGCTGGGCGGCGTGGTCGACTACGTCGTCGGCTCGCAGCCCGGACCGGGCGTCTACTGCCTGGCCACCATCAGCGACCCGGTGCAGGAGCATTACCTGAACCTGTACAAGCTCGGTCAGGGCCCGCTGTACAGCTTCTACACCCCTTACCACCTCTGCCATTTCGAGGTGCCCACCAGCCTGGCCCGGGCGGTGGACTTCGCCGACGTGGTCATCGCGTCCGCGGGCGCGCCGCAGGTCGAGGTCGTCGCGACGGCCAAGACCGACCTGCCCGCCGGGACCGTCATCGACGCGCTGGGTGGCTACCACTCCTACGGCGAGTGCGAGCGGGCCGACGTCACCGCGTCCGAGCGCCTGCTGCCGATGGGGGTGGCCGAGGGCTGCACCCTGGTGCGGCCGGTGGCCAAGGACCAGACGCTGACCTATGACGACGTCGTGGTGCCCGAGGGGCGCCTCATCGACAAGCTCCGTCAGGAACAGGCGCAGGTGTTCGCGTGA
- a CDS encoding NAD-dependent epimerase/dehydratase family protein: MRILVTGTEGYLGSLLAPELSRRGHDVVGLDTGYFKSGWLYRGTDRTVYTIDQDVREVTQEQLEGFDAIVHMAELSNDPMGDLLGDLTYQVNHKGTVRLAKLAKAAGVQRFIHMSSCSVYGVAEGIVDESSPVNPQTAYADCKALVEKDVSAIADDDFSPTFMRNATAFGASPRMRFDIVLNNLSGLAYTTRKISMTSDGTPWRPLVHAMDIGKAIRCALDAPREAIHNQVFNVGSNEQNYQVRDIAETVAAAFPGCTTEFGAPGADNRSYRVNFDKIHAELPGFSCDWDAASGAEQLSKIFSSIDLDPETFTGRGHTRLKQLEYLLKTKQIDAELLWTVK, encoded by the coding sequence ATGCGCATTCTGGTGACCGGCACCGAGGGGTACCTCGGCAGTCTGTTGGCCCCGGAACTGAGTCGACGCGGCCACGACGTCGTCGGCCTGGACACCGGCTACTTCAAGTCGGGCTGGCTGTACCGCGGTACCGACCGCACGGTGTACACCATCGACCAGGACGTCCGCGAGGTCACCCAGGAGCAGCTCGAGGGCTTCGACGCCATCGTGCACATGGCCGAGCTGTCGAACGATCCGATGGGCGACCTGCTGGGTGACCTGACCTACCAGGTCAACCACAAGGGGACCGTGCGGCTGGCGAAGCTGGCCAAGGCCGCCGGGGTGCAGCGCTTCATCCACATGTCGTCCTGTTCGGTGTACGGCGTGGCCGAGGGCATCGTCGACGAGTCCTCGCCGGTCAACCCGCAGACCGCCTACGCGGACTGCAAGGCCCTGGTGGAGAAGGACGTGTCGGCCATCGCCGACGACGACTTCTCCCCGACCTTCATGCGCAACGCCACCGCCTTCGGCGCCTCGCCCCGCATGCGGTTCGACATCGTGCTGAACAACCTCTCGGGTCTGGCGTACACCACCCGCAAGATCTCGATGACCTCGGACGGCACCCCGTGGCGCCCGCTGGTCCACGCCATGGACATCGGCAAGGCCATCCGCTGCGCGCTGGACGCCCCCCGCGAGGCGATCCACAACCAGGTGTTCAACGTCGGCAGCAACGAGCAGAACTACCAGGTCCGCGACATCGCCGAGACCGTGGCCGCCGCATTCCCCGGTTGCACCACCGAGTTCGGAGCGCCGGGCGCCGACAACCGTAGCTACCGCGTGAATTTCGACAAGATCCACGCCGAGCTGCCGGGCTTCTCCTGCGACTGGGACGCCGCCTCCGGCGCCGAGCAGCTGTCCAAGATCTTCTCCTCGATCGACCTCGACCCGGAGACCTTCACCGGCCGCGGCCACACCCGGCTCAAGCAGCTGGAATACCTGCTCAAGACCAAGCAGATCGACGCCGAGCTCCTCTGGACGGTCAAGTAA